One stretch of Miscanthus floridulus cultivar M001 chromosome 18, ASM1932011v1, whole genome shotgun sequence DNA includes these proteins:
- the LOC136521008 gene encoding auxin efflux carrier component 2-like: MITGRDIYDVLAAIVPLYVAMFLAYGSVRWWGIFTPDQCSGINRFVAVFAVPLLSFHFISSCDPYAMQYRFLAADSLQKVVILAALAVWHNVLSRYRRGAAASSLDWTITLFSLSTLPNTLVMGIPLLRAMYGDFSGNLMVQIVVLQSVIWYTLMLFLFEYRGAKALISEQFPPDVGASIASFRVDSDVVSLNGREALHADAEVGSDGRVHVVIRRSASASTTGGGGGGYGAARSGVGYRPYGPSSAMTPRASNLTGVEIYSLQTSREPTPRGSSFNQSDFYAMFNGSKMASPLAQPGTAGARATGLDEQVANKFASGKGGDATAYPAPNPGMMPPPRKKEFGGSNSNSNKELHMFVWSSSASPVSEANLRNAVNHAASTDFAAAPPPPMPIDGATPKGVSGTVTPDKKPDPGANGGDLEIEDGLKSPATGLAAKFPVSGSPYVAPRKKGADAPGLEKAAHPMPPASVMTRLILIMVWRKLIRNPNTYSSLIGLVWSLVSFRFNIQMPSIIKGSISILSDAGLGMAMFSLGLFMALQPKIISCGKRVATFAMAVRFLTGPAVIAATSIAIGLRGVLLHVAIVQAALPQGIVPFVFAKEYNCHPQILSTAVIFGMLIALPITILYYVLLGI; encoded by the exons atGATCACCGGGCGGGACATCTACGACGTCCTGGCGGCGATCGTGCCGCTGTACGTGGCCATGTTCCTGGCGTACGGGTCGGTGCGGTGGTGGGGCATCTTCACGCCGGACCAGTGCTCCGGCATCAACCGCTTCGTGGCCGTCTTCGCCGTGCCGCTGCTCTCCTTCCACTTCATCTCCAGCTGCGACCCCTACGCAATGCAGTACCGGTTCCTGGCCGCCGACTCGCTCCAGAAGGTCGTCATCCTGGCGGCGCTGGCGGTGTGGCACAACGTGCTCTCCCGCTACCGCCGGGGCGCGGCGGCGTCGTCGCTGGACTGGACAATCACGCTCTTCTCGCTGTCCACGCTGCCCAACACGCTGGTGATGGGCATCCCGCTGCTCCGCGCCATGTACGGCGACTTCTCGGGCAACCTCATGGTGCAGATCGTGGTGCTTCAGAGCGTCATCTGGTACACGCTCATGCTCTTCCTCTTCGAGTACCGCGGCGCCAAGGCGCTCATCTCCGAGCAGTTCCCGCCCGACGTCGGCGCCAGCATCGCCTCCTTCAGGGTCGACTCCGACGTCGTCTCGCTCAACGGACGCGAGGCGCTGCACGCGGACGCCGAGGTCGGCAGCGACGGCCGAGTCCACGTCGTCATCCGCCGCTCGGCCTCCGCGTCCaccacgggcggcggcggcggcggctacgggGCCGCGCGCTCCGGCGTCGGGTACCGACCCTACGGCCCGTCCTCGGCCATGACCCCGCGCGCCTCCAACCTCACGGGCGTCGAGATCTACTCGCTGCAGACCTCGCGGGAGCCCACGCCCCGCGGCTCCAGCTTCAACCAGTCCGACTTCTACGCCATGTTCAACGGGAGCAAGATGGCCAGCCCGCTCGCGCAGCCCGGGACCGCCGGCGCACGCGCGACGGGGCTCGACGAGCAGGTGGCCAACAAGTTCGCGTCTGGGAAGGGCGGCGACGCCACGGCGTACCCCGCGCCCAACCCCGGCATGATGCCACCGCCACG GAAGAAGGAGTTCGGGGGCTCCAATTCCAACTCCAACAAGGAGCTGCACATGTTCGTGTGGAGCTCCAGCGCGTCGCCCGTGTCGGAGGCCAACCTCCGCAACGCCGTCAACCACGCCGCCTCCACCGACTTCGCTGCcgcgccaccgccaccgatgcCGATCGACGGCGCCACCCCAAAAG GCGTGAGTGGGACTGTGACGCCGGACAAAAAGCCGGACCCCGGGGCCAACGGCGGCGACCTGGAGATCGAGGACGGCCTGAAGAGCCCCGCGACGGGCCTGGCCGCCAAGTTCCCTGTGTCGGGCTCGCCGTATGTGGCCCCGCGCAAGAAGGGCGCCGACGCGCCGGGGCTGGAGAAGGCCGCGCACCCGATGCCGCCGGCAAGCGTCATGACgcgcctcatcctcatcatggtGTGGCGGAAGCTCATCAGGAACCCCAACACCTACTCCAGCCTCATCGGCCTCGTCTGGTCCCTTGTCTCGTTCAG GTTCAACATCCAGATGCCCTCAATTATAAAGGGATCAATATCTATATTGTCCGATGCAGGGCTAGGCATGGCTATGTTCAGCTTAG GTCTGTTCATGGCTCTGCAACCAAAGATCATCTCTTGTGGTAAGAGGGTGGCGACGTTCGCCATGGCCGTGAGATTTTTGACTGGTCCGGCGGTGATCGCGGCCACCTCCATCGCCATTGGCCTCCGGGGAGTGCTCCTGCACGTTGCCATCGTCCAG GCTGCACTTCCACAAGGCATCGTTCCCTTTGTGTTTGCCAAGGAATACAACTGCCATCCTCAAATACTTAGCACAGC GGTTATATTTGGGATGCTCATCGCGCTTCCGATCACGATACTCTACTATGTCCTTCTTGGAATTTAG